TGCTTCCGGCATCCGACACGGTGAACTTCGATCTGACGAATCCGCTGATGCTCGTCGTGCTGCTGGGGTCGATCGCGCTCATGCTCCCCGCGTACGTGCTCGCGTCGCTCATCGTGAACGGGCGACGGGTGGGGCTCATCTCGTCGGCGCGCGGAAGGTTGCGGTGGCGGTGGATGCTGCTGTGCACGGGAGCCGCCGTCGTGGTTGCGGCCGTCCTCACCGGTGTGTCGTTCCTCCTCCCCGCCGAAGAGGTCGTGGGCGGGACCGTCGTCGCTCCGGCGGACAATCCGTATCTGTGGGCGAGCTTCATCGCGATTCTGCTCGTCGTGCCGTTCCAGGCGGCGGCTGAGGAGTACGTGTTCCGCGGATACCTCATGCAAGCGATCGGGCGGTGGCTGCGGCATCCTGCCTTCGCGATTCTGCTGCCGGTGCCGCTGTTCGTGCTCGGACACCTCTACGACCCGCTCGGGCAGGTGAGCGTCGGGGTGTTCGCCGTGGCGGCGGGCTGGCTGACGTGGCGCACGGGCGGCCTCGAGGCGGCGATCGCGCTGCACGTCGTCAACAACCTGCTGGCGTTCATGCTCGGACTCGCGGGCGTCAGCGACGTCAACGCGACCTCGCCCGGCGTCGACAGCTTCATCTGGTCGACGGTGGTCGTCGCGGCCTACGTCGGTGTCGTCGAGGTGCTGTACCGCCGCTCCCACCTGCCCCGCACCCTGACCTTCACCACCCCGGCCCTCGCCGTATAGCCCGGCTCCGCGGCCCCCGGCTCCGCGGCGCCCGGCGCCCGGCTCCCGGGCTCTGGGCCCCTGCCCTAGCGCCGAGAAGACCCAACCTGCGCGGTTTTGGCCACCGATTGAGCAGTTCGGGTCTTCTCGGTTCTAGGGGGCGGATGCCGCAGGGTCGGGCCGCGCGGAAGGGACTGCGGCCGTGTTCGCTCGTGACCCGGGTGCCACGGGTGTCGAGAAGACTCGAACTGCGCGGATTTCGCCGCCGAGGCGACGGTTTGGGTCTTCTCGGCACCCGCGGGCCGGATGCTACGGAGCCAGGCCCCTGCGGAAGCGAGACGGGGCCGGCCTCGGCGCCGCTAGGCGGCAGCGACCCCGTCGGCGTCGAGGATCGTGTAGGCGTAGCCCTGCTCGGCGAGGAAGCGCTGGCGGTTCTGCGCGAAGTCCTGGTCGACGGTGTCGCGCGCGATCAGGGTGTAGAAGCTCGCCGTGTTGCCCGACTCCTTCGGACGCAGCAGGCGACCGAGTCGCTGCGCCTCCTCCTGGCGCGAACCGAACGATCCGGAGACCTGGATGGCAACGGATGCCTCGGGCAGATCGATCGAGAAATTGGCGACCTTCGACACGATCAGTAGCGAGATCTCGCCCACGCGGAACGCCTGATACAGCTCCTCGCGCTCGTCGACCGGCGTCTGTCCCGTGATCTTCGGCGCATCGAGCGCCTCGGCGAGCACGTCGATCTGGTCGAGGTACTGCCCGATGACGAGGATCCGCTCGCCCTTGTGCCGTTCGACGAGGTTCCGCACGACGTCGATCTTCGCCGGCGCCGTCGCCGCGAGCCGGTAGCGCTCGTCGTCGGCGGCCGCGGCGTACTCGAGCCGCTCGCCGGCGGGAAGGTCGACCCGGACTTCGTAACAGACCGCGGGGGAGATGAAGCCCTGAGCCTCGATCTCCTTCCAGGGCGCGTCGAAGCGCTTGGGTCCGATGAGGCTGAAGACGTCGCCCTCGCGTCCGTCCTCGCGCACGAGCGTCGCAGTGAGGCCGAGCCGGCGGCGGGCCTGCAGGTCGGCCGTCAGCTTGAACACAGGCGCGGGCAGAAGGTGGACCTCGTCGTACACGATGAGGCCCCAGTCGAGCGCGTCGAGTAGCGCGAGGTGCGCGTACTCGCCCTTCCGCTTGGCGGTCAGGATCTGGTACGTCGCGATCGTGACGGGCTTGACCTCTTTGACCTGACCCGAGTACTCGCCGATCTCCTCGGCGGTGAGCGACGTGCGCTTGAGCAACTCGTCGCGCCACTGCCGCGCACTGACGGTGTTGGTGACGAGGATGAGCGTCGTCGTCTTGGTGTCGGCCATGGCTGCGGCGCCGACGAGCGTCTTGCCGGCGCCACACGGCAGCACGACGACGCCTGAGCCACCTTCGCTGAAGATGTCGACCGCCTGCCGCTGGTAGGGGCGGAGCGTCCATCCGGCTTCGTCGAGATCGATCGGATGCGGCGTCCCCGGCGTGTAGCCGGCGAGATCCTCCGCGGGCCAGCCGATCTTCAAAAGCTCCTGCTTGATCTGACCGCGTGCCCACGCGTCGACGAGGAACGCGTCGTCGGAGGGTCGACCGACGAGGAGCGGCTGGATCCGCTTGTTCTTGGAGACTTCGGCGAGCACCGCGGCATCCGTCGAGCGGAGGACGAGCTCGCCCTCGTCGTTGCGCTCGATCACGAGTCGCCCGTAGCGGTTGACCGTTTCGCGGATGTCGATCGAGACCGACGGCGGCACGGGGAAGCGCGACCAGCGCTCGAGCGTCGCCAGCATGTCCTCGGCGTCGTGTCCCGCGGCGCGCGCATTCCACAGTCCCAGACGCGTCACGCGGTAGGTGTGGATGTGCTCGGGCGCCCGCTCGAGCTCGGCGAAGATCGCGAGCTCGTGGCGCGCGTTCTCGGCATCGGGATGCGCGACTTCGAGCAGCACCGTGCGGTCGCTCTGAACGATGAGGGGTCCGTCAGCCATAACGTGCCAGTCTACCGGCCACCGTGATGTGTGGACGCGTGTCGCCGCGGTCAGACGGGCTTGACGCTCACGATGCTCGACAGCGGAAGAGTGCGCTCGATGTCGGCAGCGCGGTCGCGGCCGCGCAGGCGCCCGCCTCCCAGACCGGATGCCTCGAGAGTGAACGTGCGCTCCTCGCCGTTGGGCAGCCGCACGACCGCGATGATCGTCGAGCGGGAACGCACGGCCTGGTCGAGCTCGCGCTCGAGCCACGCGGCATCCCCATCCGAGCCGTGGCTCGCTCTGAGCACGGCGATCAGGTGGGCGTAGTGCTCGGCGGCGCTCGACGGGGGAGCAGCGACCGGTGGGGGGATGCGGCGGCGGAGCGGCTCCGGCTCGCCG
This genomic stretch from Microbacterium sp. SLBN-146 harbors:
- a CDS encoding CPBP family intramembrane glutamic endopeptidase, which produces MTSPDAMPAMPAPPAARPEAVTSPRDAYEGGLAFHRLVFARHRHAWWTPLLVGVLGSALYAAMLLVAVLAFAFVSLVDPVLAAGLLPASDTVNFDLTNPLMLVVLLGSIALMLPAYVLASLIVNGRRVGLISSARGRLRWRWMLLCTGAAVVVAAVLTGVSFLLPAEEVVGGTVVAPADNPYLWASFIAILLVVPFQAAAEEYVFRGYLMQAIGRWLRHPAFAILLPVPLFVLGHLYDPLGQVSVGVFAVAAGWLTWRTGGLEAAIALHVVNNLLAFMLGLAGVSDVNATSPGVDSFIWSTVVVAAYVGVVEVLYRRSHLPRTLTFTTPALAV
- a CDS encoding DNA repair helicase XPB; its protein translation is MADGPLIVQSDRTVLLEVAHPDAENARHELAIFAELERAPEHIHTYRVTRLGLWNARAAGHDAEDMLATLERWSRFPVPPSVSIDIRETVNRYGRLVIERNDEGELVLRSTDAAVLAEVSKNKRIQPLLVGRPSDDAFLVDAWARGQIKQELLKIGWPAEDLAGYTPGTPHPIDLDEAGWTLRPYQRQAVDIFSEGGSGVVVLPCGAGKTLVGAAAMADTKTTTLILVTNTVSARQWRDELLKRTSLTAEEIGEYSGQVKEVKPVTIATYQILTAKRKGEYAHLALLDALDWGLIVYDEVHLLPAPVFKLTADLQARRRLGLTATLVREDGREGDVFSLIGPKRFDAPWKEIEAQGFISPAVCYEVRVDLPAGERLEYAAAADDERYRLAATAPAKIDVVRNLVERHKGERILVIGQYLDQIDVLAEALDAPKITGQTPVDEREELYQAFRVGEISLLIVSKVANFSIDLPEASVAIQVSGSFGSRQEEAQRLGRLLRPKESGNTASFYTLIARDTVDQDFAQNRQRFLAEQGYAYTILDADGVAAA